Within the Setaria viridis chromosome 3, Setaria_viridis_v4.0, whole genome shotgun sequence genome, the region tattgggagagttgcttttgcagtctcccaataatctcatcccaatccaattACCGTATTGGGAGGGTCACACTTTATTTAGGAAGATTTGAGGTGAATTATTGGAtagtcccaataattattgggaaaagaaaaaaaaggtaaaggGAGACGGttggagcactattttcttatcaactctCCCAATACGATAGTTGGATCGGGAAAAGGAAGACTACTAGAGATGCTCTTAGGTCCATCGATGTAGAACCAACCTATCCGTTTCAAGTATCAGATTCAAAAGGTGCATTGTATTTCATGGCTAATTATTCTTTCGACGGTAGGCAAAGTGGCCGTAGTAACTACCTAGTTCTAGAACTAGTTTTCAATAACAATTTCAGTTGATTTTAGAACTATTTTAAAATTCAAGTTCTTTTAAATTAGACTATTCAACTGCCCAACCAGAATATATAAAATTTCCTGTAGTTAATATAAATGTTTATGCAGTGGCATTTATTCCATCGAATCTTCCTAGCTAGTTTATGTCATTTCACTCTCATAAGCTTCAAGACAAAACGAGGTCAACATCATACGAAGAGCATAACGATACTAATCAATTGGTGAAACGGCATCATAAATAACATGGAGGTCCAGAGTTGAGTACCAAGGGGAATTTGTGTAGCTTTCAAACATAAAAGGTAATATTCTAGAGTTAGAAGGATGATGATACCACTCAAATTTTTGGCCTCACATGCGGATGCGAGCCAGATAACGTGTCGAGCATATATGGTGAATTATTTAACAAGAACAAAAATTTATTCGCATGGAACAAAATGGTTCTATACCTAAAAAAATGAGGTAAACACatggtgatgaggacatcgccatgctggacacccacgagtcatggtcttccccaagttacagGTCGTCACCAATTCGGTCGTTGTGTTTAGTTCGGATTCAGCTGACATCCTTGCACGATTTCGGCCATAATCTCCCTCATACAACATCGAAACAAGacgttctttgatgcgttggaacggGGATGACGACGTcgttcttttggttctggtcCTAGTTCTAGAAGGttcgtggatcattctgtgtgaccacaacaaggtgctgcatcaccagttttgggccaacttggccttgtatcgtgtcgggccttaagcccaagttgtgggcgccCCCCCTGGTCGCACCCAACCCTAGTTTGCctttttgatataaactcagtagccaccaccttagaaactcgggttttatttagttctagttttaCTTTAAGAAACTGATATTGATAcgttgtaactgtggcgacaagtccttttacagtgatccagggctCCTGTTCCTATTCTCGtcgactgtgtcgattagtcctttcgaattgagagcttggACCCTTCTTTACTTcgttcatatttgcaatttcagattgcgtgtttatactttcttgcttgtgtccttcgattcgcttgcagggaaagccttctcggcgaggtcaatcaagttgtgcttggttaaTAACCAACAgagcagcggtgtagcggttgcagggattcGAATCATATCTGATTAGAAGCTCAGatcgtcaacgtcgagtctccaccaatcaaatttatcactacctttcaGAAGATCGGGCAAGTGCTACATCACATGGAACAAATTTTCTAACCCGTGTTTTAGTTAACATGAATTGCCGGCACACAACCTTCATTAAAAATGATTCAAGTTccttttttagataatggattCAAGTTAATTACTCCCACGATTGAATTCAAACCTTAGAATTTCTACTAATGGAAATAAACACGAAAATGGTACAGAAGGAAAGAAATGCAGGTCAGTGTGATCGCGTAAAAACACGCGGCAGTAAGACAAGACAGCGTAAACGGCCTGACACAGGGGTTAACCGCTCCCTCCCCTTCATCAAAAACCGCTACCCTCTCTCGCGCGCCATTGCATCTCCGTTGCGCCCTcccacgcccgccgctcagcgcGCGGCCTCGCCCCGCGGCGGCTGGCCGCCGGCCTGTGCACCGCGCCCTCTcccaccggccaccgtcgaTCACGTCCGTAATGGCGGACGGGCATGGCGAAGGTGCCGCCTGGGAAGGGCCCTACGACCCGTTCCTTATGCAGGACGACTTCGACGACGTCATGTACTTGCTCGAcatggccgccgtcgtccttgacccgccgccgctggcagCACAGGCGCAGAACGTCGCCGCTGGTCCCTCTCCCTCCGGCGACAATAATCTCCTGGAGTGTCCGGCGAAGTCGAACAACGACTCCGTCGGCAACAGCGCTCCTACACACAATGCCGGCGTCACCACCGGTTCTCCTAGCAGGGCGCAAGACGTGGGCGCTAGCACATCGGCGACCGCATCGACGTcatcgccggcggccacgcacCAGAACGCGTTAGATTGCACCGGCTGCCAATTGCTGCGAGAAGTTCTGCACTCTAACGGTAGACACACGTACCGACGACATGGATCGTCCATGGATGCCGATCAATCACGAATGCTCATACATCTGGCTTCTTGCGAATTTCTAGGGTTTGAGGCGACAAAGCTTAGTATCCATGGGGCCGCCGGGGTGTTCTACCATGCAACACTGCAGGTGTACCGCATCAATTCCGAGGGCATGGCAACATCACTGACGCATCAATCCAACATTGAGTAAGTTGGAGAGACTCGAATTTCATGTTGTGGCAAATTTCTCGAATGCTTTTGCAGTGCATCTACTAGCAGTAATTTGGTTGAAGCCCATAGTTTCAGGTGCCGGGACTACGAGTGGGTGAAACGCTACCTGACGGGCTACGCCCAGCAACGCGCTGGCGGAGGCTACACCGTCATCCATGACTCGGTCTCGGCGTTCCACGACGCCCTCTGCACCAGGATGAgctacggcggcggcaacgttgAAGGCGGCGACGACCGCTGTGAAGGGGAAATAATGGCGGCAGCAGCAGTCGAAAATGGTGGTGGTGATCATCAGCATCAAGAACTCGCCGGTGCCGCTGATGTTGCTGCACATCCTCCCGTCGAGCAGGGCGAcgcgccggcagcagcagcagcagcaggttggATTGTGCATCATTGCATCAGCTCTTCTGATCTTCTTGCCCTTTGCATTAGGTTCTAGCTCGCTAGGGTTTAAGTTTCATATTCAGTTTATCAGTTACGACTTATGAATAAAGATTACTGTTTCAAATGTATAGGGCCTTCTGAACCAAGTGCTGATAACGAGCAGGAGCAACGGGAGGTTCGCCCGGTTGGCGGCAGGAGTGCACTTGCGATCCAGGTATCTATGACACGTGATCATTCCACTGGATCTACTGTTTTCTGGCACACAAATTGTTTGTTACACCTCAGCTACGGTTAGTTAACATTGGAATTACAAATTTACAACTAGTTTAACATTTTTAATTTGCAGAGGGAGAGAGCGAGCAATCTGCAGCTGAGCGACCTGGCGCGCTACTTCCACCTCCCCATGACCGAGGCCGCCAAGCACCTCGGCGTCTGCGCCACCGTCCTCAAGACCACCAGCCGCAGGTTCAACGTACCTCGCTGGCCTCACCGAAAAGTAACCACAAGTTCACATGACCTAGCTCTCCTTAATTTAATTATGTGCTTCGTCCTAATCTCCTTTACTAATATTTTCTGATGATTTTTTCTCTTTCATATGTTTAATCAACCGGTGATGGGGATTATATTTGTTTGTGTGCAGATCAAAAGCATTGACAACCATGTTGCCAAgctgaggaggagcggcggcaatggcggtgcAGCGGCGATGAGTGAGATGGAGAGGCTCACCGAGTCCAGGAGAAAGATTTACGCTGACCTGGTTGGTCAGTAAAGACCAGGCACATTGTCTACAATTTTTACACTGGAAATAGTACTTGTAATAAGATGCCGCGCAGATATATACTTTGTTGTCTAGTAAGATGCCAACAATTTTTGTTTACAAGAAAGGGAATAAGGAGAGAGCCCTCTCCTAGATTTCATGGATGCTAAAATGAGATGGATTGTCAGGtccgaggaaaaaaaatcaaaaattaaataaaacgcCACATACACGCACGTATAATTGCCCCTGCtaacacacgcacgcaaccctaccccAATAAGCACCTCCGAAAGATCTAGCCGGCAAATTCTCGAggttgacgaagtcaccactgaaGTCTCGCTGCCCGTCAATCCAGGAGCACTCGTggagtcgaggactcgaacctCGGTGGACAGGTTCCACCGTAAGGACCTTAACATCACATGTATATTGGCACAATCGAACAAAGAAGTCGCGGATCCATCCCCTTCAAATCAATTCATATCTCCCAAACTATAGGTTTGATTACAATGCATGGATTTTTGTATAGGCATGTATTTCCATGAATCCCCTACTCATATCAAAGTTTTAGATCAATTGAACACCATCTTACTATCCAAATTGAAGTGACACAAAATTCAAGTGACACACAATTTATTTTTGTGCGTAACAAATATTCcaacggtggtggtggtgctgacTCACATATGGTAGATGGAAGGAGAGAAATTTGGCCCACTTGGGCCCACATCAAACATCTCGGAGTAGGTAGATAGACGACTTGCGATTTACAAAGTAGGGAATTCAATCACAAGTTATATTCAGACTCAAATACCGAACGCAAGATTAATTATTCATACTAACCGAACCATTTTGACCAATCTTCAAACTTCAACTCAAAACAAATgtcaaattatttttaaaatagcATGGTTTGTGTTACAATTTGTAAGTGACGAagtacttgattttttttaaaaaaagattacTCCTCGTACGGTATACACTGGCACTAAATATTCAGTTTTACCAACAGTACTGACGATGGCCATCGTATTTCCTTAATATTTCTCTCGTATAGACGATGGTAAATTTTAGTGCAATTCAATACCATTCCATATGCTCGTCACTTCAAAAAGGGCAACCAGTCTCCACACGTTATCATTCCATGTGAGATTAATTTCAGAGACAAAAATACTTGAATTTGAAATGGGAATTCACAGGCAACATCGATTTTTCCTTCGACTATACCACTAATATACACAGTTATCCGCTAGCTATATGATTATGTGTTTGAAACGAAAACTCAACTATTTTGTCATCTGTTATGTACGATCTAAACCGTGACTGCCGGAGTTGGGAGCTCCGGTATGCCACCCTGGCTGTTGAGCACGATGACCTTCCCCTCTGAGTCAACATCCACAATGGCAGAGTCACCCTCCTTGACCTCCCCAGCGAGCATCTTCTCCGCAAGGCTGTCCTCCAGCAGCCTCATGATAGCCCGCCTCAACGGCCGTGCACCGTAGCTGGGGTTGTAGCCTTCATCCACCACCCGCTCCTTGAACTTCTCAGTAACCTGCAGGTTGATGTCCTTGGCCTTGAGTCGGTCGAAGACCTCCTGGAGCATAATATCTGCGATCTCCTTGACCTCGAGCTTGGTGAGCTGCCTGAAGACGATCATCTCATCGAGACGGTTGAGGAACTCGGGGCGGAAGTACTGCTTCATCTCCTCAATGACGAGGCTCTTGATCCTGCCATAGCTGCTGTCCTTCTCGTCGGAGTCGAGGTCAAAACCAATCTTACGCCCACCCTTCTCAATGACACTGCTCCCGACGTTCGAGGTCATGATTAGGAGGGTGTTCTTGAAGTCCACTGTTCTTCCCTTGCTGTCGGTCAACCTCCCGTCTTCCAAAATCTGGAGCATCATGTTGAAGACATCAGGGTGTGCCTTCTCAATCTCATCAAAGAGCACAACTGTGTATGGGCGCCGTCTAACTGCCTCAGTCAGTTGGCCACCCTCAGTGTATCCAACATATCCTGGAGGTGAACCGATCAGCTTGGAAACTGTGTGCCTCTCCATGAATTCACTCATATCAAGCCGGATCATAGCCTCCTGAGAGCCAAAGTAATAGGCAGCAAGGGCCTTAGCGAGCTCTGACTTCCCAACACCGGTGGGACCTGCGAAGATAAAGCTTGCAATCGGCCTGTTGGGGTTCTTGAGGCCCACACGAGCACGGCGAATGGAACGACTAATAGCTACCACAGCCTCATCTTGGCCAATGACACGTTTGTGCAAAGTCTCTTCCATCTTAAGAAGCTTATCAGATTCATCACTGGAAACCTTCTCCACTGGAATGCCAGTCCATGACGATACTATGTGCTGGATATCTGCTTCATTAACCATAGGTCCTGTCTCTCCAGATTCCTCCTCTGCTTTGCTCATCTCTTTGCTCTTGTCAATGAGGGCTGTTATCTGGGCTTTCAATTCCATTTCACGGTCTCGCAGCTCTCCAGCCTAATGGCaatacccaaaaaaaaacagaatttAGCTGTGAGCATTGGGGAAAAAGGTACACACAATTAAGTAAACAAAAGTACAGGCAGAAAGGCAGAGCATAGGCATCAACATATGTAACGAAAGCAGGGAAAACAGTTAAATAAACAAAGGCAGAATGAGAGACAAGTGAAATTGCACGTTATCAAATTTTAAAGTCAAGTGATAACTATTTAAAGTCAAAAGtgcagcaatttttttttaactcgTATATTACATCTTAAAATGGAAAATAGAGAATATCACTCAAATAGAACACTGACGAAAGGAACAAGAATTGCTGAATCATCCAAAAGTATCTGTCATCTACCAACTATATATCTAAATATTTTGTATATACAAGTGAATGTTTTCCATAAAGCAGTTATGGTGGATGGAAGTTATGGAGTAATATCATCTGCCAGGAGGAGAGGCCTGGTACCATTTCAGTTTGCATCACAACATGAAATAGATGTGAAATTTAGTAAACCTAGTCAGTTACCTTTTCAAAATCCTGGCTACGAACAGCTTCATTCTTCTGTTTTGTGACTTGTTTGAGCTCTTTGTCAAGCTCTCTTGCTTCCTCAGGAACCTGCACTAAAAGTTCGATTTAAAATTGTTTTGGGCATGCAAAAATTAAGCATAAAAAATAAACGAAAGCAGATGCCTCGGGATACTTTTACCTGTGCATGCTGTAGCCTAACACGGGAACCTGcttcatcaatcaagtcaattgCCTTGTCCGGGAGGAAACGATCACTGCAAACAAAATATGCTGTCAGGTGATGATAAAGATGCAGCATAGTAGCAGAGTTAAATCATCCATGAACATAGTCAGAAATGAAGTGCACTAGTTTCTCTGAGATGTTAGCTAAGGTTCCAGGGTATTTTGCTTGTACTTGTTTACATGATCAGCTGAAGTGACACACCTGATGTATTGATATGAAAGCTTTGCAGCTGCAATCAGAGCTTCATCAGTGTAACGAAGTTTATGATGGATCTCGTATCGTTCCCTAAGTCCTCTGAGAATTTCTATGGTTTCATCTACTGTTGGCTCTGGCACTTTCACGGGTTGGAAACGCCTTTCCAGGGCTGGGTCTTTCTCAATGTGCTTCCTATATTCATCAAGTGTAGTCGCTCCAATGCACTGAAATTAGACATAACAAGTTGGTTGTAACAACCTCAAGACAAGGAAGAGCGATGAAAAAACTCATgttgaaggaaaagaagataCTTCACTtgcgcaaaagaaaagaaaacagaaaattAACCACAACATAGGAACATGTAATCTTATCTACGCACCTGTAGTTCACCTCTTGCTAATGCTGGCTTCAAAATGTTAGCAGCATCGATAGCACcttctgctgctcctgctcctatCAGAGTGTGAACTTCATCAATAAAGAGTATTATCTCGTCactttgcttgatttcttcCATCAGCTTCTTTAATCTTTCTTCGAATTCTCCACGGTATTTTGTGCCAGCAACAAGAAGTCCCATGTCAAGGGTAATGACCTGCGGTAAATTGGTTGAAGAAATATCCATCATTTCCTCACAATCTCATCAAAAGAATGCAGAAACAAAGCAGAAAAATAAAAGGTATGATCTTCATAATGTCTTCCATAGATTAATCAGTTACAAATTACAATTCTAATATAACGTGTCGCAAATAAGTATGAATACAGCATACTTTGCTCTTTTATTTGCTCAATTATTGTTGGGGTCAGTGCAGATGATTAGAAAATTCTACAACATTTTGAATGCTTAAATATAGGGCTAATATGACTCGAAATATCAAGCAGGCTCTTCAATGATTAACATTGTACCTACATACTAGAATGCCAACTGTACGGGGCTACTCAACTAAAATGAGAAAGAAAAGAGCAATATGTGCATGCACCCTCATGTAGAGTAGCATAAATATGCCATACACAACAAAACAGAAGTGCATAAAAGCAAAAGCTTATTCCTAAGCTCATATGTTCACATAAGTTGCAGAATCATTAAGCAAAATAGTAAAAATAGAAACATATTGTGTATTTGCTCCGAAATGATGCAAAAGAGGCTACCTTTTTCCCTTCTATTGTTTCAGGCACATCGCCTGTAGAAATGCGTTGAGCCAGTCCTTCAGCAATTGCAGTCTTTCCAACACCAGGCTCTCCAATCAAGCAGGGATTGTTCTTCGTTCGTCTACCTAAAATTTGTACCACACGCTCAATCTGTGGCTGCCTACCAACAACAGGATCTAGCTTTCCCTGCAGATATGATAAATATTACTGAATACTTCTTTTCCAGCACTTGTGCTTATTATAATACAGGAGGACAGAAAAATTACCTCTTCTGCTAATTTTGTTAAATTAGTTCCATACTCCTCGAGCGTAGGCATCTTATTACCACTACTCCCTCCTCCAACTCCAGCACCAACAGCTTCTGTGGTCTCACCAATCATTCGGATAACCTAGAGATCCATGACATTGAAAACAAGCTAATTAAACAAAATTTGTTTTCAAACAGAGCACTTCATCATTATAGAAACAGACACCAGATATAGTTTACCTGTGTACGGATATTGCTGGGGTCAGCTCCGAGACTCTCAAGTACACGAGCCGCCACACCTTCACCCTCACGAAGCAGTCCAAGAAGCAGGTGCTCAGATCCAATATAATTGTGTCCTGGAAAGGGAAGCATTTAGTGCTCGAAAAAAATCTTATACAGAACTTGTCAAAAATCAAGTGCACTATGATACGATACATAGAAGGAAATGGTATTCTGGTTAAGATAAATATCTTGACAATTATCAACATAGGAAGTAAATCCACCATAATAAATGAGAAAGCAGGGTGGGATGATTTTACATATACAATTGGTCAAtgacaaatatttttttttacaatagaCAAAGCAAGACAATGGATTCAATTCCATCTTAAGACCTGAATTGTTAAAAGGGACAAAAGTAATATATTGGATGATGCAAAACAAACAGGCCCGTAATGATGCAAATAGCCAAATATGCATAATGAAGATACAAAAATAGCAATGCGATAAGGTTATTCTATGAGATTATGATGCCCATTGCACACATTCACAACTTCCATTCCTTAAAAAGTGGCACAATAGACAAAAATGGAAGATCAATTGCATACAAATAGTGCAATGACCTGTCCATTATCAAATCAGGATCCCTCTTATGTCAGTTAAGAATGATGTGTCGAATACATTTAAGGGAAACTGCACTTGTATCTATGTCAAGACGCCATTTGATATCTTCATATCCAAAAGTCCACAAACTCTACCCAATATTTTCAGCAAAATCTTTCATTAAAAGAAAA harbors:
- the LOC117848071 gene encoding chaperone protein ClpC2, chloroplastic, which produces MAGTLLQSVALGTTFGGRISTQRWRSHGTRRPASMLAMSLSRPVKMSAFVGLRSVHSFSVTPTVSNSRSAVASYRSSRRTRRSRFVTRAMFERFTEKAIKVIMLAQEEARRLGHNFVGTEQILLGLIGEGTGIAAKVLKSMGINLKDARVEVEKIIGRGNGFVAVEIPFTPRAKRVLELSLEEARQLGHNYIGSEHLLLGLLREGEGVAARVLESLGADPSNIRTQVIRMIGETTEAVGAGVGGGSSGNKMPTLEEYGTNLTKLAEEGKLDPVVGRQPQIERVVQILGRRTKNNPCLIGEPGVGKTAIAEGLAQRISTGDVPETIEGKKVITLDMGLLVAGTKYRGEFEERLKKLMEEIKQSDEIILFIDEVHTLIGAGAAEGAIDAANILKPALARGELQCIGATTLDEYRKHIEKDPALERRFQPVKVPEPTVDETIEILRGLRERYEIHHKLRYTDEALIAAAKLSYQYISDRFLPDKAIDLIDEAGSRVRLQHAQVPEEARELDKELKQVTKQKNEAVRSQDFEKAGELRDREMELKAQITALIDKSKEMSKAEEESGETGPMVNEADIQHIVSSWTGIPVEKVSSDESDKLLKMEETLHKRVIGQDEAVVAISRSIRRARVGLKNPNRPIASFIFAGPTGVGKSELAKALAAYYFGSQEAMIRLDMSEFMERHTVSKLIGSPPGYVGYTEGGQLTEAVRRRPYTVVLFDEIEKAHPDVFNMMLQILEDGRLTDSKGRTVDFKNTLLIMTSNVGSSVIEKGGRKIGFDLDSDEKDSSYGRIKSLVIEEMKQYFRPEFLNRLDEMIVFRQLTKLEVKEIADIMLQEVFDRLKAKDINLQVTEKFKERVVDEGYNPSYGARPLRRAIMRLLEDSLAEKMLAGEVKEGDSAIVDVDSEGKVIVLNSQGGIPELPTPAVTV